A window from Toxoplasma gondii ME49 chromosome IX, whole genome shotgun sequence encodes these proteins:
- a CDS encoding casein kinase I, putative (encoded by transcript TGME49_289320~Predicted member of protein kinase family CK1;CK1, (PMID:22047078).), with amino-acid sequence MAHHQDTRNHTGVGPSSSIPLKDLKIAGVWKIGRKIGSGSFGDIYKGLNSQTGQEVALKVESTKAKHPQLLYEYKLLKHLQGGTGIAQVFCCETAGDHNIMAMELLGPSLEDVFNLCNRTFSLKTILLLADQFLQRVEYIHSKNFIHRDIKPDNFLLGGAGNQNTIYVIDFGLAKKFRDPKTHQHIPYRENKNLTGTARYASISAHLGSEQSRRDDLEAVGYVLMYFCRGGTLPWQGIKANTKQEKYHKIMEKKMSTPVEVLCKGYPSEFATYLHYCRSLRFEDRPDYAYLKRLFRDLYIKEGYDDSDREFDWTVKLSSRSLGPPSSRAQHVLLSQDTRTRGKRETDRPVAARSGDRERGIHFSNGNVGNPSMATNPGGLSVMVHERTSLVDQGDRGSRETSTRKEDAKDGRWPGGRFSCLPLLCRRSPTKA; translated from the exons ATGGCGCACCATCAAGACACCCGCAACCACACGGGGGTCGGACCCTCTTCGTCTATCCCTCTGAAAGATTTGAAGATCGCCGGCGTCTGGAAAATCGGCAGAAAAATCGGATCCGGTTCCTTCGGCGACATATACAAAG GCCTGAATTCTCAGACCGGTCAGGAGGTGGCGCTGAAGGTCGAAAGCACCAAGGCGAAGCACCCGCAGTTGCtgtacgaatacaaacttTTGAAGCATTTGCAGGGAGGAACGGGCATTGCTCAAGTGTTCTGTTGCGAGACTGCGGGCGACCATAACATCATGGCCATGGAGTTGCTCGGACCTTCTTTAGAGGACGTCTTCAACTTGTGCAATCgcaccttctctctcaaaaccattcttcttctcgccgaccAGTTT ctgcaacGCGTCGAGTACATCCACTCCAAGAATTTCATTCACAGAGATATCAAACCAGATaactttcttctcggcggTGCCGGCAATCAAAACACG ATCTACGTGATCGACTTCGGCCTGGCGAAGAAGTTTCGCGATCCGAAAACGCACCAACATATTCCgtacagagaaaacaagaatcTCACGGGAACGGCGCGCTACGCGTCCATCAGTGCGCATCTGGGTTCCGAGCAGAGTCGCCGAGATGACCTCGAAGCAGTCGGCTACGTTCTCATGTACTTCTGTCGAG GAGGCACGCTGCCTTGGCAGGGCATCAAAGCGAATACCAAACAGGAGAAGTACCACAAGAtcatggagaagaagatgtcGACGCCCGTCGAGGTGCTATGCAAGGGATATCCTA GCGAATTTGCCACATACTTGCACTACTGCCGCTCCTTGCGATTCGAGGACCGACCGGACTACGCCTACCTCAAGCGACTCTTTCGAGATCTCTACATCAAAGAGGGCTACGAT gacAGTGACCGCGAATTCGACTGGACAGTGAAACTTTCGTCGCGCAGTCTCGGACCGCCA AGCAGTCGAGCGCAACATGTTTTACTGAGTCAAGACACCCGAACGCGAGggaagcgggagacagaTCGACCTGTCGCTG CGCGGAGTGGCGACCGCGAACGAGGAATCCATTTCAGCAACGGGAACGTGGGCAATCCTTCGATGGCAACGAACCCCGGCGGCCTGTC AGTCATGGTGCATGAACGCACGAGTCTGGTGGATCAGGGAGACCGTGGGTCGCGCGAAACTTCTAcgcggaaagaagacgc GAAGGACGGCAGATGGCCAGGAGGCAgattttcttgtcttccaCTG TTATGTCGGCGCTCTCCGACGAAGGCCTAG